In Hahella sp. KA22, one genomic interval encodes:
- the asd gene encoding aspartate-semialdehyde dehydrogenase: protein MKKVGLVGWRGMVGSVLMQRMQEENDFAHIDPIFFTTSQVGQAAPDFGKPAPALKDATSIQDLSEMDIIISCQGGDYTNDVYPQLRAAGWNGYWIDAASALRMKDDAVIVLDPVNRKVIDRAIDQGRKDFIGGNCTVSLMLLALGGLFERDLVEWVSPMTYQAASGAGAQNMRELIKQMGSVYDSVSAELADPASSILEIDRLVAERMRGGEFPVDQFGVPLAGSLIPWIDKPMPSGQSKEEWKAQAEANKILGREDSPIPIDGLCVRIGAMRCHSQAMTIKLRKDVPLPEIEQMLATSNDWAKVIPNDRDISMRELTPARVNGGLDIPVGRLRKLSMGPEYLGAFTVGDQLLWGAAEPLRRTLAILLGNI from the coding sequence ATGAAGAAAGTGGGTCTGGTAGGATGGCGGGGCATGGTAGGCTCCGTTTTGATGCAGCGCATGCAAGAAGAGAACGATTTCGCGCACATCGATCCGATATTCTTCACCACATCCCAGGTTGGTCAGGCGGCGCCTGACTTTGGCAAACCAGCCCCAGCGTTGAAAGACGCCACCTCCATTCAAGACCTGAGTGAAATGGATATTATTATTTCCTGCCAGGGCGGGGATTACACCAATGACGTGTATCCACAATTGCGCGCCGCTGGCTGGAATGGCTACTGGATCGACGCCGCTTCCGCGCTGCGTATGAAAGACGATGCGGTCATCGTATTGGATCCGGTTAACCGTAAAGTTATTGACCGCGCCATCGATCAGGGACGCAAAGATTTCATCGGCGGTAATTGCACCGTCAGCTTGATGTTGCTGGCCCTGGGCGGTTTGTTCGAGCGGGATCTGGTTGAGTGGGTCAGCCCCATGACCTATCAGGCGGCTTCTGGCGCAGGCGCGCAGAACATGCGCGAACTGATCAAGCAGATGGGCTCCGTTTACGACAGCGTTTCTGCTGAATTGGCGGACCCCGCCAGCTCAATTCTGGAAATCGATCGTCTGGTGGCGGAAAGAATGCGCGGCGGCGAATTCCCTGTGGATCAGTTTGGCGTGCCGTTGGCCGGCAGTCTGATTCCCTGGATCGACAAGCCCATGCCTTCCGGCCAGAGCAAGGAAGAGTGGAAGGCGCAGGCGGAGGCCAACAAAATTCTGGGAAGAGAGGACTCTCCGATTCCTATCGATGGACTCTGCGTACGTATCGGCGCCATGCGCTGCCATAGCCAGGCGATGACGATCAAACTGCGTAAGGATGTCCCTCTGCCGGAAATCGAGCAGATGCTGGCCACGTCCAACGACTGGGCGAAAGTGATTCCCAACGATCGCGACATTTCCATGCGTGAGCTGACGCCGGCGCGAGTGAACGGTGGACTGGATATTCCGGTTGGCCGTTTGCGCAAGCTGAGCATGGGGCCAGAGTATCTGGGCGCATTCACTGTCGGCGACCAGTTGTTATGGGGCGCCGCCGAGCCCTTACGTCGTACGCTGGCGATTTTGCTGGGCAATATCTGA
- a CDS encoding FimV/HubP family polar landmark protein, producing MVRKLAIAVLTMSALSSGVAKALGLGEAKVYSSLNQPLNAEIELVSVRDLTESEILTNLASREAFQRANLDRVYFLSDLRFKVLFKDGKAFVRVTSSKPVREPYLNFLMEVTWPSGRLLREYALLIDPPTFSSESVKPAQVAPARTTTASAPATTTRPSTSTTTTRTTAPSSSSTYDAPSTSGSYGPTGGDDTLWEIALKTRPDSSVSPQQMMLAIQDLNPDAFFDGNINKLKSGQVLRIPDKEQAQQRSNRDAVRQVSLQNREFAEGRAPSTRQVDASGTGRSQTGSAASQTDEDKLRIIVSKTGENASTTPEKAGDSKGSRGGTSKTAEELSLAQEKLDQVSRENEDLKSRMEDLQSQLETMQRLVSLKDDQLAAMQSKAGEAGGDTTAPTLPEEPVMPGDEGMTPGEEPMTPSEPSMGLGDEPSTMGEGTPMSPGMETPEDQTGMNTPETPEPVAPVTPTEPEQPPVAVDKKPPTPAVTEPTPQPEPESWIDIIKNNVIYQAAIGGGAVLLLLILWLLARRGGKKEAEADDDALDIADHDNLALDLDIDAEEGEGETKVGGDDPIAEADVYIAYQRFDQAVQVLDSALEENPNNQEYRLKLLEVLGEAKEGARFNETYNHLREAGNTGVVNRADEIKSRFSDLDDEPGLSLDDLESQLLGGDDFASSTADEDELDLDLDANLDATVPNQPTALSEPEELEPVEESEDNLDIDFDLSEIDLGETDKEEVEEAKSSSGYDKGIDYVSSKAPVEEESLEDSFEVADDSLASLEEDGFELADAEELESDFELDTVGLDDDLETLDLESDLSDELLDMDAPAESDELDETLDLDMNLEEEEPSLDLDDSDLDLSLDEQPAESKDFTGAELSSDVAEEFVQQVDDLEDELPDLSASFDEEPKADVAAELDTDLDFNLDDDFGDKTIVQPQEPAPSVAAESKPAAKEGMQDEFVEELEEDFNFLSDTDEAATKLDLARAYIDMGDREGARDILEEVVEEGNNDQKQEAASLLKRLA from the coding sequence ATGGTTCGCAAACTCGCGATTGCAGTATTAACAATGTCCGCGCTTTCATCGGGGGTGGCTAAGGCGCTAGGGTTAGGCGAAGCAAAAGTTTATTCATCGCTCAATCAACCGCTGAATGCGGAAATCGAGCTGGTCAGCGTTCGTGATCTCACCGAGAGCGAAATTTTGACGAATCTGGCCTCCCGGGAAGCGTTCCAGCGCGCCAACCTGGACCGGGTGTATTTCCTTTCGGATTTGCGCTTCAAAGTTTTATTTAAAGACGGCAAGGCCTTTGTTCGAGTGACCAGCTCCAAGCCGGTGCGCGAACCTTATCTGAATTTCCTGATGGAAGTGACCTGGCCCAGTGGAAGACTGTTGCGAGAGTATGCGCTGCTGATCGATCCGCCTACGTTTAGCAGCGAGAGCGTGAAGCCCGCGCAGGTTGCGCCGGCCAGAACCACCACCGCCAGTGCGCCTGCTACGACAACGCGTCCTTCCACTTCAACGACCACAACCAGAACAACCGCTCCTTCCTCTTCGTCCACCTACGATGCGCCTTCTACTTCTGGCTCTTATGGACCGACAGGCGGTGATGACACCTTGTGGGAGATTGCGCTGAAAACCCGTCCGGACAGCAGCGTGTCTCCCCAGCAGATGATGCTGGCGATTCAGGATTTGAACCCGGATGCGTTCTTCGACGGCAACATCAATAAGCTGAAATCTGGTCAGGTATTGCGTATTCCCGACAAAGAGCAGGCTCAGCAGCGCAGCAACCGTGACGCCGTGCGTCAGGTCAGTTTGCAAAACCGCGAGTTTGCGGAAGGGCGCGCGCCATCTACCCGTCAAGTGGATGCGTCAGGAACCGGTCGCAGTCAGACTGGCTCCGCAGCGTCGCAAACCGACGAAGACAAGTTGAGAATTATCGTCTCCAAAACCGGCGAGAATGCTTCCACGACGCCAGAAAAGGCGGGTGATTCCAAAGGCTCTCGCGGCGGGACTTCGAAGACTGCGGAAGAGCTGAGTCTGGCGCAGGAGAAACTGGATCAGGTCTCTCGCGAGAACGAAGACTTGAAGAGCCGGATGGAAGACCTGCAGAGTCAGTTGGAGACAATGCAGCGTCTGGTGTCGCTGAAAGATGACCAACTGGCGGCCATGCAATCGAAAGCAGGCGAAGCCGGTGGCGATACCACTGCCCCGACGCTTCCCGAAGAGCCTGTTATGCCTGGCGATGAAGGCATGACCCCAGGTGAAGAGCCCATGACGCCAAGCGAGCCCTCTATGGGCTTGGGCGATGAGCCTTCCACAATGGGTGAGGGGACGCCAATGTCTCCCGGCATGGAGACGCCAGAAGATCAAACTGGCATGAATACGCCTGAGACGCCGGAGCCTGTTGCACCCGTCACGCCGACAGAACCTGAGCAGCCTCCTGTCGCCGTAGACAAAAAGCCGCCAACGCCTGCGGTTACCGAACCGACTCCACAGCCTGAGCCGGAAAGCTGGATCGACATCATCAAGAACAACGTGATTTACCAGGCCGCTATCGGCGGCGGCGCGGTCTTGTTGCTACTGATTCTTTGGTTGCTGGCCCGTCGCGGCGGTAAAAAAGAAGCGGAAGCGGATGACGACGCTCTGGATATCGCAGACCACGATAATCTGGCGCTGGACTTGGATATTGACGCGGAAGAAGGCGAAGGCGAAACCAAAGTTGGCGGCGATGATCCCATTGCGGAAGCTGACGTGTATATCGCGTATCAGCGTTTCGATCAGGCCGTGCAAGTGCTTGACTCTGCACTGGAAGAAAACCCCAACAATCAGGAATATCGTCTGAAATTGTTGGAAGTGCTGGGTGAAGCCAAAGAAGGCGCGCGCTTCAATGAGACTTATAATCATCTGCGCGAAGCTGGCAACACTGGCGTCGTGAACCGCGCGGATGAAATCAAATCTCGTTTCTCCGACCTGGATGACGAGCCAGGTTTGTCCTTGGACGATCTGGAAAGTCAGTTGCTGGGCGGCGATGATTTCGCCTCTTCAACAGCGGATGAAGACGAATTGGATTTGGATCTGGACGCCAACCTGGATGCGACGGTTCCCAACCAGCCTACCGCACTGAGCGAACCTGAAGAGCTGGAGCCAGTTGAGGAATCCGAAGATAACCTGGATATCGACTTTGACCTGAGCGAAATCGATTTGGGCGAAACCGATAAAGAAGAAGTAGAGGAAGCGAAATCCTCTTCCGGTTATGACAAGGGCATAGATTACGTTTCCAGCAAAGCGCCTGTTGAAGAGGAATCCCTGGAGGACTCTTTCGAGGTGGCGGATGACTCTCTGGCATCCCTTGAGGAAGACGGTTTTGAACTGGCGGACGCTGAAGAACTGGAGTCAGACTTTGAGCTGGATACCGTTGGCTTGGATGATGATCTGGAAACGCTGGATCTGGAGAGCGATCTCAGCGACGAGCTGCTGGATATGGATGCGCCCGCTGAAAGCGACGAGCTGGACGAAACCCTTGATCTGGATATGAATCTGGAAGAGGAAGAGCCCTCTCTGGATCTGGATGACAGCGATCTGGACTTGTCTCTCGACGAACAGCCTGCAGAAAGTAAAGACTTCACCGGCGCAGAGCTATCCAGTGATGTGGCGGAAGAATTCGTGCAACAGGTTGATGATCTGGAAGACGAACTGCCGGACTTGAGCGCTTCCTTCGACGAAGAGCCGAAAGCGGACGTCGCTGCGGAATTGGATACGGATCTCGACTTTAATCTGGATGATGACTTTGGCGACAAAACCATCGTGCAACCGCAAGAGCCTGCGCCAAGCGTAGCGGCGGAATCGAAACCCGCTGCCAAAGAAGGCATGCAGGACGAGTTTGTGGAAGAGCTGGAAGAGGACTTCAACTTCCTGTCCGACACTGACGAAGCTGCAACTAAACTGGATCTGGCCAGAGCCTACATCGACATGGGCGACCGTGAAGGGGCTCGCGATATCCTCGAAGAGGTTGTCGAAGAAGGCAACAACGACCAGAAGCAGGAAGCCGCTTCCTTGCTGAAGAGACTTGCATAA
- the truA gene encoding tRNA pseudouridine(38-40) synthase TruA, whose product MNPTSSNQSLYPLSNDLLPDTGRVALVLGYDGSRYHGWQAQNSGVPSVQAEVEAALSKVADHPVSVVCAGRTDAGVHAVNQVVHFETRAQRSPYSWAMGVNHFLPADVSVSWAGAVSEDFHARYTATSRSYRYIIYNHPIRPAWLNSNVTWNYRPLDVESMAAAGAHLIGENDFSAFRGSDCQSKTPFRNLTRLEVSKVGDMVVIEVEANAFLHHMVRNISGTLMAVGTGKKPSDWVADVLASKKRSKAGVTAPPFGLYLTSVTYPEEFTIPSLRKGPFFLGV is encoded by the coding sequence ATGAATCCAACCAGTTCGAACCAGTCATTGTACCCACTTTCCAACGATCTCTTGCCGGATACCGGGCGCGTTGCGCTGGTGTTGGGCTATGACGGCTCCCGTTATCACGGCTGGCAGGCGCAGAACTCTGGCGTACCCTCCGTGCAGGCGGAAGTAGAGGCCGCTTTATCAAAAGTCGCAGATCATCCCGTTAGTGTCGTGTGCGCTGGTCGCACCGACGCCGGCGTTCATGCGGTGAACCAGGTGGTTCACTTCGAGACGAGGGCGCAGCGCAGTCCATATTCCTGGGCGATGGGCGTCAATCACTTTCTGCCGGCGGATGTGTCTGTGAGCTGGGCGGGCGCGGTGTCTGAAGATTTTCATGCCCGTTACACTGCGACCTCACGCAGTTATCGCTACATTATCTATAACCATCCGATTCGCCCCGCGTGGCTCAATAGCAACGTTACCTGGAACTACCGCCCTCTGGATGTGGAAAGCATGGCCGCCGCCGGCGCGCATCTCATTGGGGAGAATGACTTCAGCGCATTCCGCGGTTCCGACTGTCAATCCAAGACGCCTTTTCGCAATCTGACCCGCCTTGAAGTGAGCAAGGTTGGCGATATGGTGGTGATAGAAGTGGAAGCGAACGCGTTTCTACATCACATGGTGCGCAACATTTCAGGCACCTTGATGGCGGTGGGAACCGGCAAGAAGCCGTCGGACTGGGTGGCGGACGTTCTTGCTTCCAAAAAGCGCTCAAAAGCCGGAGTGACGGCGCCGCCCTTTGGGTTGTACCTGACATCTGTCACCTATCCGGAAGAGTTTACGATTCCTTCATTACGGAAGGGGCCGTTTTTTCTCGGCGTCTGA
- a CDS encoding phosphoribosylanthranilate isomerase, translating into MNARNKRVRCKICGILELEHALAVSDAGGDAIGFVFYPPSPRYIDPAAASRILAKLPPFITTVGLFVNHSAEQVREILNVVPLDVLQFHGDEDNDFCRSFSRPFYKAIGVGDETDVVAEAAKYPDAAALLFDTHDPQLRGGTGRVFDWSRIRHELGKPVILAGGLNPTNVAEAIRTVRPYAVDVSGGVEASKGVKSIELIQEFIGEVYREYEV; encoded by the coding sequence ATGAATGCCCGCAACAAGCGCGTTCGCTGCAAAATCTGCGGCATCCTTGAGCTGGAGCATGCGCTGGCGGTCTCCGACGCCGGCGGCGACGCCATTGGATTTGTTTTTTATCCGCCCAGTCCCCGATACATTGATCCCGCCGCGGCCAGCCGTATTCTCGCCAAGCTGCCTCCCTTCATTACTACTGTTGGCCTCTTCGTTAATCATAGTGCGGAGCAGGTGAGGGAGATTTTGAATGTCGTCCCTCTTGATGTGTTGCAGTTTCATGGCGACGAAGACAACGATTTTTGCCGCAGCTTTTCCCGCCCTTTCTACAAAGCCATTGGCGTGGGCGATGAGACGGACGTCGTTGCGGAGGCGGCCAAATATCCAGATGCGGCGGCCTTATTGTTTGACACCCATGACCCGCAATTACGCGGCGGCACCGGTAGAGTGTTCGACTGGTCTCGTATTCGTCATGAACTGGGCAAGCCGGTGATTCTCGCCGGCGGCCTGAATCCGACCAATGTGGCGGAAGCCATTCGCACTGTCAGGCCCTACGCCGTTGATGTCAGCGGTGGCGTCGAAGCAAGCAAGGGCGTGAAGAGCATTGAATTAATCCAGGAATTTATAGGTGAGGTATATCGTGAGTACGAGGTTTGA
- the trpB gene encoding tryptophan synthase subunit beta, with protein sequence MSTRFDAETLANIPDHRGHFGHYGGRFVSETLMSSLLELEQHYEKLRIDPKFQEEFDADLADYVGRPSPLYFAERLTKQVGGAKIYLKREDLNHTGAHKVNNTIGQALLAKYLGKPRIIAETGAGQHGVATATVAARLGLKCVVYMGEEDVHRQSLNVYRMKLLGAEVRPVTSGAKTLKDAMNEALRDWVTYVDDTFYIIGTVAGPHPYPKLVREFQSIIGREARLQCMEKEGRLPDALVACVGGGSNAIGLFYPFIADEQIKMYGVEAGGLGLETGQHAAPLCAGRPGVLHGNRTYLMEDENGQISATHSISAGLDYPGVGPEHAWLKDIKRADYVSATDEEALRAFHTLTRVEGIMPALESSHAVAYAMKLAKTMDKDQIIIVNLSGRGDKDIHTVAKLDGIEI encoded by the coding sequence GTGAGTACGAGGTTTGACGCTGAAACGCTGGCCAATATTCCGGACCATCGCGGCCACTTCGGCCATTACGGCGGCCGATTCGTATCCGAGACGCTCATGTCTTCGCTGTTGGAGCTGGAGCAGCATTACGAAAAACTGCGTATCGACCCCAAGTTTCAGGAAGAGTTCGACGCGGATCTGGCTGATTACGTGGGGCGTCCTTCTCCTTTGTATTTTGCGGAGCGTCTGACCAAACAGGTTGGCGGCGCCAAGATTTATCTGAAGCGGGAAGACCTTAATCACACCGGCGCTCATAAGGTGAACAACACCATTGGTCAGGCGTTGCTGGCGAAATACCTCGGCAAGCCGCGCATCATCGCGGAAACCGGCGCAGGCCAGCACGGCGTCGCCACGGCGACCGTCGCCGCCCGTCTGGGGTTGAAGTGCGTGGTCTATATGGGCGAAGAAGATGTGCATAGACAGTCTTTGAATGTCTACCGCATGAAGCTTTTAGGCGCTGAAGTGCGTCCCGTCACCAGCGGCGCCAAAACCCTCAAGGATGCGATGAACGAAGCCCTGCGGGATTGGGTGACCTATGTTGACGACACCTTCTACATCATCGGCACGGTGGCGGGTCCGCACCCGTATCCCAAGCTGGTGCGAGAATTCCAGTCCATTATTGGTCGTGAAGCGCGCCTGCAGTGCATGGAAAAAGAAGGGCGGCTTCCAGATGCGCTGGTGGCCTGCGTAGGCGGCGGCTCCAACGCCATTGGTCTGTTTTACCCCTTTATCGCAGATGAGCAGATCAAAATGTACGGCGTGGAAGCCGGCGGACTTGGATTGGAGACCGGTCAGCATGCCGCGCCGCTTTGTGCGGGTCGTCCAGGCGTATTGCATGGCAACCGCACCTATTTGATGGAAGACGAAAACGGCCAAATCTCCGCAACGCATTCTATTTCAGCGGGTCTCGACTATCCGGGCGTTGGTCCTGAGCATGCCTGGCTCAAAGACATCAAGCGCGCGGACTATGTGTCTGCGACAGACGAAGAAGCATTGCGCGCCTTTCATACTCTGACTCGGGTGGAGGGCATCATGCCGGCGCTGGAGTCCAGTCATGCGGTGGCGTACGCCATGAAGCTGGCCAAGACCATGGATAAAGATCAGATCATCATCGTCAACCTGTCCGGACGCGGCGATAAAGACATCCATACTGTGGCCAAGCTTGACGGAATCGAAATTTAA
- the trpA gene encoding tryptophan synthase subunit alpha produces the protein MSRIKQCLETLKANNKTALIPYVTAGDPAPQHTVDIMHALVESGADIIELGVPFSDPMADGPVIQLACERALEHGTSLKMVLGMVEEFRKTNTETPVVLMGYLNPVEAMGVHQFTDAARAAGVDGVLLVDLPPEEADMAAPHLKRAGLDVIFLIAPTTTEDRIAAAAKFGSGYLYYVSLKGVTGSNALDVDDVEKHVSAIKSLTDMPVGVGFGIKDAATAKAVSAVSDGVIVGSALVNTIATNAENPEQMRAKVKELLSSMRAAMDE, from the coding sequence ATGAGTCGAATTAAGCAATGCCTGGAGACGTTGAAGGCGAACAACAAAACCGCGTTGATTCCCTATGTGACCGCGGGCGACCCCGCGCCGCAACACACTGTAGATATCATGCACGCCCTGGTTGAATCGGGCGCTGACATTATTGAATTGGGCGTGCCATTTTCCGACCCCATGGCGGACGGTCCTGTGATTCAGTTAGCTTGTGAGCGCGCGCTGGAGCATGGAACTTCCCTGAAAATGGTGTTGGGCATGGTGGAAGAGTTCCGCAAGACCAATACAGAGACCCCTGTGGTGTTGATGGGATATTTGAATCCCGTGGAAGCCATGGGCGTGCATCAATTTACCGACGCAGCCAGGGCGGCGGGCGTGGATGGCGTGTTGCTCGTAGACTTGCCGCCTGAAGAAGCGGACATGGCGGCGCCGCACCTGAAAAGGGCGGGACTGGATGTTATCTTCCTTATCGCGCCCACCACTACGGAAGATCGTATCGCCGCCGCCGCGAAGTTCGGCAGTGGATATCTGTACTATGTGTCGCTGAAAGGGGTGACTGGCTCCAATGCCCTGGATGTCGACGATGTGGAAAAACATGTCAGCGCCATCAAGTCTCTGACCGATATGCCTGTCGGCGTTGGTTTCGGCATCAAAGACGCGGCCACGGCGAAAGCAGTGTCGGCAGTATCCGATGGTGTAATTGTCGGTAGCGCACTTGTGAATACAATAGCGACTAATGCTGAAAATCCTGAGCAGATGCGCGCCAAAGTAAAAGAGCTGCTTAGCTCCATGCGCGCCGCGATGGACGAATAA
- the accD gene encoding acetyl-CoA carboxylase, carboxyltransferase subunit beta — protein MSNWLEKIIPGMGGAQSKHKSNVPEGLWKKCPKCSAVLYRPELEKNLDVCPKCQHHMRISARRRIDIFLDGADRVELAPELEPADRLKFKDTKRYKDRLVSNQKATGEKDALVAFKGTVAGVPVAVVAFEFNFLGGSMGAVVGEKFVRAVNVCLEENRALICFSASGGARMQEALISLMQMAKTAAALEVMKQRGLPYISVMTDPVFGGVSASLAMLGDLNVAEPNALIGFAGPRVIEQTVREKLPEGFQRSEFLLEHGALDMILARNQLRRRLSMLISKMMKLPEPEFEDEEDLEDEEMEIPEPPENLE, from the coding sequence ATGAGTAACTGGTTAGAAAAGATTATTCCGGGAATGGGGGGAGCTCAGTCCAAGCACAAGAGTAACGTTCCCGAAGGCTTGTGGAAAAAGTGCCCTAAGTGCAGCGCCGTACTCTATCGCCCTGAGCTGGAAAAAAACCTGGATGTGTGCCCCAAATGTCAGCACCACATGCGCATATCCGCGCGGAGACGTATCGACATTTTCCTGGACGGCGCCGACAGAGTGGAGCTTGCTCCTGAGCTGGAGCCGGCGGATCGTCTGAAGTTCAAAGACACCAAACGCTATAAAGACCGTCTGGTCAGCAATCAGAAAGCGACGGGTGAAAAAGACGCCCTGGTGGCCTTCAAGGGAACTGTCGCCGGCGTGCCGGTTGCGGTGGTGGCGTTTGAATTCAACTTCTTGGGCGGCTCCATGGGCGCGGTGGTGGGCGAGAAGTTTGTTCGCGCCGTAAATGTCTGTCTGGAAGAGAATCGCGCACTGATCTGCTTCTCCGCCAGTGGCGGCGCGCGTATGCAAGAAGCGTTGATCTCCCTGATGCAGATGGCGAAAACCGCTGCGGCGCTGGAAGTAATGAAGCAGCGCGGCCTTCCTTACATCTCTGTGATGACCGACCCTGTGTTCGGCGGCGTATCCGCCAGCCTCGCCATGCTGGGCGACCTGAATGTGGCGGAGCCCAATGCGCTGATTGGTTTTGCTGGTCCTCGTGTTATTGAGCAGACCGTGCGTGAAAAACTGCCTGAAGGCTTCCAGCGCAGCGAATTTCTGCTGGAGCATGGCGCGCTGGATATGATTCTTGCGCGTAATCAATTGCGTCGCAGACTATCGATGCTCATCTCCAAAATGATGAAGCTGCCAGAGCCTGAATTTGAAGACGAAGAAGATCTCGAAGATGAGGAAATGGAAATACCGGAACCGCCAGAGAATCTGGAGTAA
- the folC gene encoding bifunctional tetrahydrofolate synthase/dihydrofolate synthase, whose protein sequence is MEPRRLSDWLDYVSQLHTQVIEMGLDRVNDVFRRLCRNARLAKTVVTLAGTNGKGSTLAAVEALALAAGKTVGAYTSPHILRFNERVRINGVDVSDEALEAAFAAVETARGQTALTYFEFTTLVGFYLFQQARLDVVLLEVGLGGRLDAVNIVDPDLAVITSVDLDHQEWLGDSREDIGREKAGILRPGIPLVIAEEAPPTSVVDVAGKLGCATSIWRQDFTFERSGDASQALQWRGRRKHTEMVIDGLSDNGLPMANMAAAIQAAMLLNFSLSEAQIVAAIAGVKVQGRFQLLRRNPEMYADVGHNPHAARYLKQWLAGLPVKKPQVAVFSALKDKDVAGIVKELTGVFDRWFVFPLNVDRAMPLAQLAELVQQNQPAPLQTCDSLSECLAQATSEVGADGRIVAFGSFFTVAEIFQNGMMGADEGDGR, encoded by the coding sequence ATGGAACCTCGAAGACTGTCTGACTGGCTTGACTATGTATCGCAACTGCATACTCAGGTCATAGAAATGGGACTGGATCGCGTCAATGACGTATTCCGCCGACTTTGCCGCAACGCCAGACTGGCGAAAACTGTGGTCACCCTCGCGGGAACCAACGGTAAAGGCTCTACGCTGGCGGCGGTGGAGGCGCTTGCTCTCGCTGCGGGCAAAACGGTGGGCGCTTACACATCGCCTCACATTCTGCGTTTTAACGAGCGTGTGCGCATTAATGGCGTTGATGTCAGCGATGAGGCGCTTGAAGCGGCCTTCGCCGCCGTAGAAACAGCCCGCGGTCAAACGGCGTTGACCTATTTCGAGTTCACCACGCTGGTGGGGTTCTATTTGTTTCAGCAGGCCAGGCTGGACGTGGTTCTGCTGGAAGTGGGTCTGGGCGGGCGCCTGGATGCGGTTAACATTGTTGATCCTGATCTGGCGGTGATCACCAGCGTGGATCTGGACCATCAGGAATGGTTGGGCGATTCACGCGAAGATATCGGCCGCGAAAAGGCGGGTATTCTCAGGCCGGGCATTCCTCTGGTCATCGCCGAAGAGGCGCCGCCCACGAGCGTGGTGGATGTGGCTGGGAAACTGGGGTGCGCAACCTCCATCTGGCGCCAGGATTTTACTTTCGAACGCTCTGGCGATGCATCACAAGCCCTGCAATGGCGCGGTCGCCGCAAGCATACTGAGATGGTCATTGATGGGCTGAGCGATAATGGCCTGCCTATGGCTAATATGGCGGCTGCGATACAAGCCGCCATGCTGCTTAACTTTTCTCTGTCTGAAGCACAGATCGTTGCTGCAATTGCTGGCGTCAAAGTTCAAGGACGGTTTCAGTTGTTGCGGCGTAATCCAGAAATGTACGCTGATGTGGGCCACAACCCCCATGCGGCGCGCTATCTCAAGCAATGGCTGGCTGGATTGCCGGTGAAGAAGCCCCAGGTAGCGGTATTTTCAGCGCTGAAAGACAAAGACGTGGCGGGCATAGTCAAAGAACTCACCGGCGTATTCGACCGCTGGTTTGTCTTTCCTCTCAATGTGGATCGGGCCATGCCGTTGGCGCAGCTGGCGGAACTGGTCCAGCAGAATCAACCCGCACCGCTGCAAACCTGTGATTCCCTGTCGGAGTGTCTGGCTCAGGCGACATCTGAGGTGGGGGCGGACGGGCGCATCGTCGCCTTCGGTTCTTTTTTCACCGTGGCGGAAATTTTTCAAAACGGTATGATGGGAGCCGATGAGGGAGACGGTCGCTAA
- a CDS encoding SPOR domain-containing protein — MDGLKQRIVGAIVLVSLAVIFLPMLFDNAQQEKTSQIIIIPDKPETPNFTIEEAKAPQLSAGDANAATPSQPANAQTGDAVADETSRISGSAEEIAQEAAMAEMHNMSESKPAVTTPEPAPQKVVEAKPEPKPEPQQPKPDPKPVVKGEEKPATTVAVATPSASAKNETKDAPKDYSLDKDKSPAAWSIQIGTFKNRDSALKIRNELHDDGHPAFTQEYRSSEGENLVRVFAGPVMERSQADKLKSQVDKRYKVNSLVVQYRPGQ, encoded by the coding sequence ATGGATGGATTAAAGCAGCGTATTGTCGGCGCTATTGTGCTGGTGTCCCTGGCGGTCATATTTCTGCCCATGTTGTTCGATAACGCCCAGCAGGAAAAGACATCCCAGATCATTATCATTCCTGACAAGCCGGAAACGCCCAATTTCACTATCGAAGAAGCAAAAGCGCCGCAACTGAGCGCAGGCGACGCCAACGCGGCAACGCCTTCGCAGCCGGCTAATGCACAAACGGGCGACGCGGTCGCGGACGAAACTTCCCGGATTTCTGGCTCCGCTGAGGAGATAGCGCAAGAAGCGGCCATGGCGGAAATGCACAACATGAGTGAATCCAAACCGGCCGTAACAACGCCAGAACCAGCTCCGCAAAAGGTTGTGGAGGCGAAGCCGGAGCCTAAACCTGAACCGCAGCAGCCCAAGCCTGATCCCAAACCTGTGGTGAAGGGGGAGGAAAAACCGGCGACGACGGTAGCTGTAGCGACTCCATCAGCCAGCGCCAAGAACGAGACCAAAGATGCGCCTAAAGATTACAGTCTGGATAAAGACAAGTCTCCTGCTGCATGGTCAATTCAAATCGGTACGTTCAAGAATCGCGACAGCGCCTTGAAAATTCGTAATGAGCTGCATGACGATGGTCATCCTGCATTTACTCAGGAATATCGCAGTTCAGAAGGCGAAAACCTGGTCCGGGTCTTCGCCGGGCCGGTAATGGAGCGCAGTCAGGCGGACAAGCTCAAGTCTCAGGTGGACAAGCGCTACAAAGTCAACTCCCTCGTCGTGCAATACCGCCCAGGGCAATAG